In a single window of the Ruminococcus albus 7 = DSM 20455 genome:
- a CDS encoding FkbM family methyltransferase: MNFEELAALPECAAEIKRSGLPIYIYGMGNGGEKVLKWCADRGIGVNGVFASDDFVRGQSFMGYEVKKLSQVEAEVGEFTVLLAFGTCLPDIMERIDDIAKRHPLYAPDVPVAGDRAFDKAEFIADIKRAEKVCGMLADEESRQVFLGLTAYKITGRLGYLKEVFSDGTKPSPLLGLKKGEIYCDLGAYNGDTVLQTVRATGGCKKIYALEPEKRNFQKCVKNCNDIDEIELINAAAWSHDTVMGFDGGSGRQARLDGEGRGLIMARSLDSVLNGRECTYIKYDVEGADIPALKGSEKTIAKYHPKLCCALYHRCYDYIDIPLAVNDIYGGYSFYMRQESYYPAWETELICVP, translated from the coding sequence ATGAACTTTGAGGAGCTTGCGGCACTGCCTGAATGTGCTGCGGAAATAAAGCGGAGCGGTCTGCCTATATATATATATGGTATGGGCAACGGCGGCGAGAAGGTGCTGAAGTGGTGTGCAGACAGAGGCATCGGAGTGAATGGAGTATTTGCCAGCGATGATTTTGTAAGAGGGCAGAGCTTCATGGGATATGAGGTGAAGAAGCTTTCGCAGGTCGAAGCTGAAGTCGGGGAGTTTACGGTACTGCTGGCTTTCGGTACCTGTCTGCCCGATATAATGGAGAGGATAGACGATATCGCAAAAAGGCATCCGCTGTATGCACCCGATGTTCCCGTGGCAGGGGACAGGGCTTTTGACAAGGCTGAATTTATTGCGGATATCAAACGGGCAGAAAAGGTGTGCGGTATGCTGGCTGATGAGGAGTCAAGGCAGGTGTTCCTGGGGCTGACGGCTTACAAGATAACAGGCAGGCTGGGATATCTGAAAGAGGTATTTTCTGACGGCACCAAACCCTCGCCTCTGCTGGGGCTGAAAAAAGGGGAGATATACTGCGATCTCGGGGCTTATAACGGTGATACCGTCCTGCAGACCGTCAGGGCGACGGGCGGATGCAAAAAAATATACGCCCTCGAACCCGAGAAGCGCAACTTTCAGAAGTGTGTAAAAAACTGTAACGATATAGATGAGATAGAGCTTATAAACGCGGCGGCGTGGTCACATGATACGGTCATGGGATTCGACGGAGGTTCGGGCAGGCAGGCCAGGCTTGACGGTGAGGGCAGAGGACTTATCATGGCAAGAAGCCTTGACAGCGTGCTGAACGGTAGGGAATGTACCTACATCAAGTACGATGTTGAGGGGGCAGATATCCCTGCGCTGAAGGGTTCGGAGAAGACTATCGCAAAATATCATCCGAAGCTGTGCTGTGCGCTGTATCACCGCTGTTACGACTATATCGACATACCTCTTGCGGTGAATGACATATACGGCGGATACTCGTTCTATATGCGGCAGGAAAGCTATTATCCCGCATGGGAGACGGAGCTTATCTGTGTGCCTTAA
- a CDS encoding cysteine hydrolase family protein, which translates to MKILVAIDLQKDFTNGVLGNAECDAAADKAAKRIAAFRKEQPDVPVVFTLDTHTEDYMNTQEGKNLPVVHCIRGTDGWKLDPRIEAVRKDNDILVEKPAFGSAELPEVLKNLADGKDIEQIEFIGVCTDICVISNAMIVKAAFPEVPIVITEECCAGVTPESHENALSAMAVCQMKIERNDT; encoded by the coding sequence ATGAAGATCTTAGTTGCCATTGACCTGCAGAAAGACTTTACAAACGGCGTTCTCGGTAATGCCGAGTGCGATGCGGCTGCCGATAAGGCGGCAAAAAGGATAGCTGCCTTCCGCAAGGAACAGCCCGATGTCCCCGTCGTGTTCACGCTTGATACTCACACCGAGGATTATATGAATACTCAGGAGGGAAAAAACTTACCTGTTGTACACTGTATCCGCGGCACCGATGGCTGGAAGCTTGACCCCCGTATCGAAGCTGTAAGAAAGGACAATGATATCCTAGTGGAAAAGCCTGCCTTCGGTTCTGCCGAACTTCCCGAAGTGCTGAAAAATCTGGCTGACGGAAAAGATATCGAGCAGATAGAATTCATCGGAGTATGCACCGATATCTGCGTCATCTCCAATGCCATGATAGTCAAGGCAGCCTTCCCCGAGGTACCCATAGTGATAACCGAGGAATGCTGCGCAGGTGTAACTCCCGAAAGCCACGAGAATGCACTCAGCGCTATGGCTGTATGCCAGATGAAGATAGAAAGGAATGATACCTGA
- a CDS encoding nicotinamide phosphoribosyltransferase domain-containing protein encodes MKGINAALMCDFYKIVHRDMINQKMTKSMSYYTPRMSRVKRWDKVVMFGLQMFCKTWLLDYFNENFFEVPEEEIVADYQRVLDNSFGKGIYNTSSIRELHRLGYLPLEIIALPEGTLVPIHVPMFGITNTHPDFAWLPQALESLISAEMWYPQITATVGKTYRDIVDKYYALTCEDDIPRAKALGSFDFRGDQGLDAALKAAAGWCMSFVNTATVPAIPYLEKMFGADCTKEAVAYGAVSTEHFVMCSNFAVDGDEETFLRKMLTELYPNTSFSAVLDSYDYWNVIDNILPKLHNEIMAHNGCMLMRGDSGDCVEVVTKTVFKLWEQFGGTVNSKGYKVLDPHVKAIYGDSITVQRCEQIYEILMQNGFACSNVALGVGSFSMHCIEETEDITVTADDGQKFTGRHTVLKPFTRDTFSSCIKACYAEIDGKEYPIFKDPKEGGFKKSQKGLCYVYRDDNGELAYKDGYVGSTIPEGNLLETVFKDGRLVREYTLSDIRNRLNNNAF; translated from the coding sequence ATGAAAGGTATAAACGCAGCACTGATGTGCGATTTCTATAAGATAGTCCACAGGGATATGATAAATCAGAAGATGACAAAGTCCATGTCTTACTACACCCCCCGTATGAGCCGTGTAAAGCGCTGGGATAAGGTGGTAATGTTCGGTTTGCAGATGTTCTGCAAGACCTGGCTCCTCGACTACTTCAACGAGAATTTCTTTGAAGTCCCCGAGGAGGAGATAGTTGCCGATTATCAGCGCGTACTGGATAATTCCTTCGGTAAGGGCATATACAATACATCTTCTATTCGCGAACTTCACAGACTGGGATATCTCCCACTGGAGATAATCGCACTCCCCGAGGGTACTCTTGTACCGATACACGTCCCCATGTTCGGAATAACCAATACCCACCCCGATTTCGCATGGCTGCCGCAGGCACTTGAAAGCCTTATCTCTGCTGAAATGTGGTATCCGCAGATAACTGCTACCGTGGGCAAGACCTACCGCGATATCGTTGACAAGTACTACGCACTCACCTGCGAGGACGATATCCCGCGTGCCAAGGCACTGGGTTCTTTCGATTTCCGCGGTGACCAGGGACTTGATGCCGCGCTTAAAGCTGCCGCAGGCTGGTGTATGTCTTTCGTGAATACCGCTACCGTACCTGCTATCCCCTACCTTGAAAAGATGTTCGGCGCAGACTGTACAAAGGAAGCTGTAGCATACGGCGCTGTCAGCACAGAGCACTTTGTTATGTGCTCAAACTTCGCAGTTGACGGCGACGAGGAAACCTTCCTCAGAAAAATGCTTACAGAGCTCTACCCAAACACCAGCTTCTCCGCCGTTCTCGATTCCTATGACTACTGGAACGTCATCGATAACATACTGCCAAAACTCCACAATGAGATAATGGCGCACAACGGCTGTATGCTGATGAGAGGCGATTCGGGCGACTGCGTTGAGGTAGTTACAAAAACAGTTTTCAAACTGTGGGAACAGTTCGGCGGAACAGTCAACAGCAAGGGCTACAAGGTGCTTGACCCTCACGTAAAGGCGATATACGGTGACAGCATAACTGTACAGCGCTGCGAGCAGATATACGAGATACTCATGCAGAACGGCTTTGCCTGCTCAAACGTTGCCCTCGGTGTAGGTTCCTTCTCTATGCACTGTATCGAGGAGACCGAGGATATCACCGTCACAGCCGATGACGGTCAGAAGTTCACAGGCAGACACACAGTCCTCAAGCCCTTCACCCGCGATACCTTCTCCAGCTGCATAAAAGCCTGCTATGCCGAGATAGACGGCAAGGAGTATCCCATATTCAAAGACCCGAAAGAGGGCGGTTTCAAAAAGAGCCAGAAAGGTCTGTGCTATGTTTACCGCGATGACAACGGTGAACTCGCCTATAAAGACGGCTATGTAGGCAGCACTATCCCCGAAGGGAACCTGCTTGAAACAGTATTCAAAGACGGCAGACTTGTCAGGGAGTATACACTCAGTGATATCAGGAACAGACTTAACAACAACGCATTCTGA
- a CDS encoding ribose-phosphate pyrophosphokinase gives MLRYRIDDGEYMVPNIENYPDGTMKIDLSHADVCSRVDISWHYENELEQMQLYYMVSNLKERFPKAVFTLFMPYLPNARMDRVHADTEVFTLKYFCRFLNSMGFDKVTVLDVHSSVGAALIDRVVNLSPKEYILKALEMAGFSFEDDCLFFPDEGSMKRYSSMFDARHVSFGIKKRDWSTGKILGLEVEGDSPAGKNIFIIDDICAYGGTVYYSAQKLKELGCKDINVFFSHCEDSIAKGKLFECGMIKNIYTTDSICTLPDNDILKKISLD, from the coding sequence ATGCTCAGATACCGTATAGATGACGGAGAGTATATGGTGCCGAATATCGAAAACTACCCCGACGGCACCATGAAGATAGACCTTTCCCACGCTGATGTATGCAGCCGTGTGGACATAAGCTGGCACTATGAAAATGAACTTGAACAGATGCAGCTGTACTATATGGTAAGCAACCTTAAAGAGCGTTTCCCGAAAGCAGTATTCACGCTGTTCATGCCCTATCTGCCAAACGCACGTATGGACAGGGTACACGCTGATACCGAAGTCTTCACACTGAAATATTTCTGCCGTTTCCTAAATTCCATGGGCTTTGATAAGGTAACTGTACTCGATGTTCATTCAAGCGTGGGTGCGGCACTTATCGACAGGGTGGTGAACCTCTCCCCGAAGGAGTATATACTGAAAGCCTTGGAAATGGCAGGATTCAGCTTTGAAGATGACTGTCTGTTCTTCCCCGATGAGGGTTCTATGAAAAGGTATTCCTCCATGTTCGATGCCAGACACGTCAGCTTCGGCATAAAAAAGCGTGACTGGTCAACAGGAAAGATACTCGGCCTTGAAGTCGAAGGCGACTCCCCTGCAGGCAAAAATATATTCATAATAGATGATATATGTGCTTACGGCGGAACTGTCTACTACTCCGCACAGAAGCTGAAAGAGCTGGGCTGTAAGGATATAAATGTATTTTTCAGCCACTGTGAAGATTCAATAGCAAAGGGCAAGCTGTTTGAATGCGGCATGATAAAGAATATCTATACCACCGATTCTATATGCACCCTGCCCGATAACGATATACTCAAAAAAATCAGTCTTGACTGA
- a CDS encoding GH25 family lysozyme: MSRKKRYGIVFLIMAAAAAAFAALLWFRVISLNHPDGIKGADISSYQGQTDWAELSKHMDFVFVKATEGSSSTDDMFMDNFTGAKEAGLVTGAYHFFSFDSTGSTQADNFIGALESTGQTDGMLPPVIDVELYGKYTNDPKPAEEAVPEIKAMISAVEERYGAKPIIYTTMKTRKRYKEAFDGCMLWERNVFFRPLNNDWTFWQYSDHEKFDGYDGDEEFIDMNVFSGSREDLEALTLHTR; encoded by the coding sequence TTGAGCAGAAAAAAACGATACGGTATAGTGTTTCTGATCATGGCGGCAGCTGCGGCTGCTTTTGCGGCGCTATTGTGGTTCAGGGTGATAAGCCTCAATCATCCCGATGGTATAAAGGGTGCGGATATATCGTCCTATCAGGGGCAGACGGACTGGGCTGAACTTTCAAAGCACATGGATTTTGTATTTGTCAAGGCAACAGAGGGCAGCAGTTCAACGGACGATATGTTCATGGACAATTTCACGGGGGCGAAGGAAGCAGGACTGGTGACGGGGGCGTATCACTTTTTCAGCTTTGACAGCACAGGCAGCACTCAGGCAGACAATTTCATCGGTGCGCTCGAAAGTACGGGTCAGACCGACGGTATGCTGCCGCCTGTTATAGATGTTGAGCTTTACGGGAAATATACCAACGATCCGAAACCTGCGGAGGAAGCGGTGCCTGAGATAAAGGCGATGATATCCGCGGTGGAGGAAAGGTATGGTGCGAAGCCGATAATATACACCACCATGAAAACACGCAAGCGCTACAAAGAGGCATTTGATGGCTGTATGCTGTGGGAGCGCAACGTATTTTTCAGACCGCTGAACAATGACTGGACTTTCTGGCAGTACAGTGACCATGAGAAGTTTGACGGCTATGACGGTGACGAGGAATTCATTGATATGAACGTATTCAGCGGAAGCAGGGAAGACCTCGAGGCACTTACGCTGCACACCCGATAA
- a CDS encoding PH domain-containing protein encodes MKKDVFDYVWTDKKRTFLGLPWSFTRYYLTESKFITRTGIFSVQEDELELYRVLDKKLVLTMGNRMVGCGTIVMNVRDVDTPIKEIKSVKKPREVMKLLDQYIDMNRDRYRTRGRDLYSGYDHDDDGIPDGDE; translated from the coding sequence ATGAAAAAAGACGTTTTTGATTATGTATGGACAGATAAGAAGCGCACATTTCTTGGGCTTCCGTGGTCTTTTACCAGATATTACCTGACAGAGAGCAAGTTCATCACCAGAACGGGTATTTTCAGTGTTCAGGAGGATGAACTGGAACTTTACAGAGTGCTTGATAAAAAGCTGGTGCTCACCATGGGCAACAGGATGGTAGGCTGCGGCACTATCGTTATGAATGTGCGTGATGTGGATACTCCCATCAAGGAGATAAAGTCTGTAAAGAAGCCTCGTGAGGTAATGAAGCTGCTTGATCAGTACATCGATATGAACCGTGACAGGTACCGTACAAGAGGAAGGGACCTTTACAGCGGGTACGATCATGACGATGACGGCATACCCGATGGTGATGAATAA
- a CDS encoding RsmE family RNA methyltransferase, with protein MPRFFVNKEDINGDSAVVRGADAVHIGRSLRMRLGDELTVCCEGKDYTCRLDSVSDEQCGLAVLSVSEGSGEPTVRVTLYQAVPKSDKLELIVQKAVELGAAEIVPVLTSRCVSRPDEKSYRKKRERLNKIALEAAKQCGRSIVPTVGDIISAEECAKRLGEHELGLICYEKGGAPLSETVGRECRDIGIFIGSEGGFDEAEVDKCRAEGAKVIGMGPRIMRCETAPLAAIAVVMSLTGNI; from the coding sequence ATGCCAAGATTTTTTGTTAACAAAGAGGATATCAATGGTGACAGTGCGGTGGTGCGCGGCGCTGATGCGGTGCATATCGGGCGAAGCCTGCGTATGAGGCTGGGTGACGAGCTGACGGTCTGCTGTGAGGGAAAGGACTATACCTGCAGGCTTGATTCGGTATCGGACGAACAGTGCGGGCTTGCGGTGCTGAGTGTCAGCGAGGGCAGCGGTGAGCCTACGGTGAGGGTGACACTTTATCAGGCTGTGCCTAAATCGGACAAACTGGAGCTGATAGTGCAGAAGGCGGTAGAACTTGGTGCGGCGGAGATAGTGCCTGTGCTGACTTCAAGGTGCGTATCGCGTCCCGATGAAAAAAGCTACCGCAAAAAGCGTGAGCGGCTTAACAAGATAGCCCTTGAAGCTGCCAAACAGTGCGGCCGCAGTATAGTACCCACGGTGGGAGATATCATATCTGCGGAGGAATGCGCGAAACGTCTTGGAGAACATGAGCTGGGACTGATATGCTATGAAAAGGGCGGTGCGCCTTTATCGGAAACTGTCGGACGGGAGTGCCGTGACATAGGTATATTCATCGGCAGTGAAGGCGGATTCGATGAAGCGGAAGTCGATAAATGCCGCGCGGAGGGTGCGAAGGTCATCGGTATGGGACCCAGGATAATGCGCTGCGAAACGGCTCCTCTGGCTGCGATAGCTGTGGTCATGAGCCTTACGGGAAATATCTGA